One genomic segment of Terrihabitans soli includes these proteins:
- a CDS encoding OmpA family protein — protein MKHFASVLLAGTMMSGAVAFGSFAFAESAPLVVAQAEVPPPPPGVVPPPEEQKKRGEGREQKKQERQEQRQQGQEQRQEQRQQRQEQRQQRQAPPEQAPPAIEKQLPPPVERQLPPPVERQAPPPRIERQAPPPVENAPPIPPVQKQLPPAAVEPLPPAAAPGAPPSAPDDRKLRREERQQDRQERRQDRQQEKTGGPTPPVPPLPPRTETPAAPVSPDLSPPPAPVTPEAPPPPRGQRDRGPGDQGPGAPPAGAGKQLPPPPPVQTAPEAPSTAPAPPPAGEQPAIPPEELKGGQRTPEQRIRAEQRAKRDFQQRDEKLDRRFDRRVEEQGNRTVIREGNDRVIIRDGDRTTIRSDQSERLRRNARDVREERRGNQTVTVIQRPDGSEIVTIRDDDGNLVRRVRRFQGREVIIIDNERAWERGGRWDRDRGWRDRDRNRGPHFEFYLDLAPVRVGIPRDEYIVDADAASYEDFEEAFDAPPLVESERPYSLEEVTQNVRLRERVRSVDLNSLTFPTGEWTVPDDQIAKLDDLARAMKAVIDRDPAEVYLVEGHTDAVGSQVDNLSLSDRRAEEVAAILTQYYQIPAENLVTQGYGEDYLKVNTLAANPENRRVTIRNITSLLNTQQSQAAPQ, from the coding sequence ATGAAACACTTCGCCTCCGTCCTTCTTGCCGGCACGATGATGTCCGGCGCTGTCGCTTTCGGCTCCTTCGCCTTTGCCGAAAGCGCGCCGCTTGTCGTGGCGCAGGCGGAAGTACCCCCGCCGCCGCCCGGCGTGGTTCCGCCGCCCGAAGAACAGAAAAAGCGGGGCGAAGGCCGCGAGCAGAAGAAGCAGGAACGTCAGGAACAGCGCCAGCAGGGCCAGGAGCAGCGTCAGGAACAGCGCCAGCAACGCCAGGAGCAGCGGCAGCAGCGCCAGGCTCCGCCGGAACAGGCGCCGCCCGCGATCGAAAAACAATTGCCGCCTCCGGTCGAAAGGCAGCTGCCGCCCCCGGTCGAACGCCAGGCCCCTCCGCCGCGTATCGAAAGACAGGCTCCGCCCCCGGTCGAGAACGCTCCCCCGATTCCGCCGGTTCAGAAACAGCTTCCTCCTGCGGCCGTCGAACCGCTTCCGCCTGCCGCTGCGCCCGGAGCGCCGCCGTCAGCGCCGGACGACCGTAAGCTGCGCCGCGAGGAGCGGCAGCAGGATCGCCAGGAACGGCGCCAGGACCGTCAGCAGGAAAAGACCGGTGGTCCCACACCTCCGGTCCCGCCGCTGCCGCCGCGCACCGAGACGCCGGCTGCACCTGTGTCTCCGGATCTGTCTCCGCCGCCGGCACCTGTTACGCCGGAAGCTCCCCCGCCGCCTCGTGGCCAGCGCGACCGCGGCCCGGGCGATCAGGGTCCGGGTGCGCCGCCCGCAGGTGCCGGCAAGCAGTTGCCGCCGCCGCCGCCCGTGCAGACCGCGCCCGAGGCGCCGTCCACAGCGCCCGCTCCGCCGCCCGCCGGCGAGCAGCCCGCCATTCCGCCGGAAGAACTCAAGGGCGGACAGCGCACGCCCGAACAGCGCATCCGTGCCGAACAGCGCGCCAAGCGCGACTTCCAGCAGCGCGATGAGAAGCTCGACCGGCGCTTCGACCGCCGCGTCGAGGAACAGGGCAACCGCACGGTGATCCGCGAGGGCAATGACCGCGTCATTATCCGCGACGGCGACCGCACGACCATTCGCAGTGATCAAAGCGAACGTCTACGCCGCAACGCCCGCGATGTGCGGGAAGAGCGCCGCGGCAATCAGACGGTGACGGTCATTCAGCGTCCCGACGGTTCGGAAATCGTCACGATCCGCGACGATGACGGCAATCTCGTCCGCCGCGTCCGCCGCTTCCAGGGGCGCGAAGTCATCATCATCGACAACGAACGCGCCTGGGAGCGCGGCGGCCGCTGGGATCGCGACCGCGGCTGGCGCGACCGTGACCGCAATCGCGGTCCGCATTTCGAGTTCTATCTCGATCTGGCGCCGGTGCGCGTCGGCATTCCGCGCGATGAATACATCGTCGATGCGGATGCTGCGTCCTATGAGGACTTCGAGGAAGCGTTCGATGCGCCGCCGCTGGTGGAGAGCGAACGGCCCTATTCGCTCGAGGAAGTCACCCAGAATGTCCGTCTGCGCGAACGCGTGCGCTCGGTCGATCTGAACTCGCTCACCTTCCCGACCGGCGAATGGACCGTTCCGGACGATCAGATTGCCAAGCTCGACGATCTGGCGCGCGCCATGAAGGCGGTGATCGATCGCGATCCTGCCGAGGTCTATCTGGTCGAGGGCCATACCGACGCCGTCGGCTCACAGGTCGACAATCTCTCACTGTCGGATCGCCGCGCCGAAGAAGTCGCGGCCATCCTCACCCAGTATTATCAGATCCCCGCCGAGAACCTGGTCACTCAAGGGTACGGCGAGGACTATCTGAAGGTGAACACGCTCGCGGCCAATCCTGAAAACCGCCGCGTGACGATCCGCAACATCACCTCGCTGCTCAACACGCAGCAAAGCCAGGCGGCGCCGCAGTAA
- a CDS encoding zf-TFIIB domain-containing protein, producing MRVKCPIDGTDLTMSDRQGIEIDYCPKCRGVWLDRGELDKIIERSDAAPQPARAQPYRERPQEFRPDHGYRPDSGHRDGYGYDKRRRKKSLLGEIFDFD from the coding sequence ATGCGGGTGAAATGTCCGATTGACGGGACGGATCTTACGATGAGCGATCGCCAGGGCATCGAAATCGACTACTGCCCGAAATGCCGCGGCGTGTGGCTCGATCGCGGCGAACTCGACAAGATCATCGAACGGTCCGACGCCGCACCGCAGCCGGCTCGAGCGCAGCCTTATCGCGAACGGCCGCAGGAGTTTCGGCCCGATCACGGCTACCGCCCCGACAGCGGCCATCGCGATGGCTATGGCTATGACAAGCGCCGCCGCAAGAAATCGCTGCTCGGCGAGATTTTCGATTTCGACTGA
- a CDS encoding beta-1,6-N-acetylglucosaminyltransferase, translating into MNADAVVFIICAHDNPAALKRLVSRLASPWARVLVHIDKKADIADFRIQDADFIPDGKRVSILWGGSRHMLAVLNCLRHALQTYPGACRFVMLSAADYPIKPLGDIRDFLLANEDTDFIRVGRKVVWNGPTPQDHNLKFHIGDIELFNDRLSPVPKMAAFARKLAAKIPRRPPRGYVIYHGAMWWALSRKGAETVLRFADENTVFMRWIARARDRGEHFVQTALKADANTVISQDATRGDALPATLHGVHYIDWSAGGPHPKTLGLEDLPALVQTSALFARKFHPATSARVLDALDERIGR; encoded by the coding sequence ATGAACGCTGATGCCGTCGTTTTCATCATCTGCGCACATGACAATCCGGCGGCGCTCAAGCGGCTGGTCTCGCGGCTCGCATCGCCCTGGGCGCGGGTGCTCGTCCACATCGACAAGAAAGCCGACATCGCAGACTTCCGCATCCAGGACGCAGACTTCATTCCCGACGGCAAGCGTGTTTCGATTTTATGGGGCGGCTCGCGTCATATGCTGGCGGTGCTGAACTGCCTTCGCCACGCGCTGCAGACTTATCCCGGAGCCTGCCGCTTCGTCATGCTGTCGGCCGCCGATTATCCGATCAAGCCGCTCGGCGACATCCGCGATTTTCTTCTGGCAAATGAGGACACGGATTTTATCCGCGTGGGTCGCAAAGTCGTGTGGAACGGCCCCACGCCGCAAGATCACAATCTGAAATTTCACATCGGAGACATCGAACTGTTCAACGACAGGCTTTCGCCGGTCCCAAAAATGGCTGCCTTTGCCCGTAAGCTGGCGGCAAAAATCCCGCGTCGTCCGCCCCGCGGATATGTGATCTATCACGGCGCGATGTGGTGGGCTCTGTCGCGCAAAGGCGCCGAAACCGTTCTGCGCTTTGCCGACGAAAATACCGTCTTCATGCGCTGGATCGCGCGCGCCCGCGACCGCGGAGAACATTTCGTACAGACGGCTCTCAAAGCCGACGCCAATACGGTCATCTCGCAGGATGCAACGCGCGGCGATGCCCTGCCCGCGACCTTGCATGGTGTTCATTACATCGACTGGAGCGCCGGCGGGCCGCACCCGAAAACACTTGGACTCGAAGATCTGCCGGCGCTTGTCCAAACATCGGCGCTGTTTGCCCGCAAATTCCATCCCGCCACGTCGGCTCGCGTCCTCGATGCGCTCGATGAGCGGATCGGCCGCTAA
- a CDS encoding S8 family peptidase — translation MDRLYVAALVLCSGLVSSVPARAQHYYENFALRGETAAPSFDLSVFRGVPDAVFLQEIRRLQHLNPAAAYALAEEAMRLRPHLADAFADPRPVLSHPEPALAEPVQDWIEPKGKFEGGLVMAGGALVLAGGAAAFLATASGEGDGSGVGGGFTRRVTTVLPPVPPGWEEDVADWEDAEYGVDYSKGLINASSAYARAGTGDGINVGLIDGAVDPMHDQFSGRFGGCFDIQFGSSSTLPSACDDDPADHGTHVAGSIAAARDGDTMFGVAFEAELYSMRAFNSGGGWVASSARFDDAIRWAAANDVAVINNSFGSYTHTDRPADYNLGHIAAGFGTALEEARDNDIIMVWAAGNDGGFEPTVEAAFPLYDPSMRDIWIAVTSVDPDGSLSIYSDACGAAAEWCLAAPGGSGQVADDIISTIPNDSFAGNFGTSMAAPQVTGAVAIMLQLFGPGTPSNLTPQEIVKILFVTADKNLPGYVANADGVSDLYGQGLLDLDAATTPDTHDLVFTTSGGQFSSLSSSGISYGPAFGGGISAALSGKTLAVFDEYNRAVIIDLESFAAQAPEPIDLDRALANFGQGNGFKDVVTEGGFKLALRGSFGEEGDGVSLGGETQARMSVALTDTATLESGYNIDASQMLGLYASGTAAPELLIDPVALSSSYLALAESAMTTGIRRSGEDSDLALMVFGGTDYRPEETELDARLSGEDEKNWTYGVAAEWTVRPAEGFSLALRSGVMTEADELLGAEMEGGFEVTETQTAFAGATVTYTLASGLSAVAAYDIGISAVAAEDSLFSDFSNVLSDSFSLGLLGKGGFQERDRYGLIVSQPLRVFSSEAEMLLPQARNADGSMSYSSEDVDMAPEDRELRVQGFYAAEMGDGTLSFGGLMRFNPGHDADAETEWVGLASYQGGF, via the coding sequence ATGGACCGATTATACGTCGCCGCTCTCGTGCTTTGTTCGGGCCTTGTGTCGAGCGTGCCCGCAAGGGCGCAGCACTATTACGAGAATTTCGCGCTCCGCGGCGAGACCGCCGCGCCGTCGTTCGATCTCTCGGTGTTTCGAGGGGTGCCGGACGCAGTTTTCTTGCAGGAAATTCGTCGGCTGCAACATCTGAACCCGGCAGCGGCCTATGCGCTGGCCGAGGAGGCGATGCGCCTGAGGCCGCATCTTGCCGACGCCTTTGCCGATCCAAGGCCGGTCCTATCCCATCCGGAGCCGGCGCTCGCCGAACCGGTTCAGGATTGGATCGAGCCTAAAGGAAAGTTCGAAGGCGGTCTCGTTATGGCCGGCGGGGCGCTCGTGCTTGCCGGAGGCGCTGCGGCGTTCCTGGCGACCGCAAGCGGCGAGGGAGATGGCTCGGGCGTCGGCGGCGGCTTTACGCGGAGAGTAACGACAGTACTGCCTCCGGTGCCGCCGGGCTGGGAGGAGGACGTCGCCGATTGGGAAGACGCCGAATACGGTGTCGACTATTCCAAAGGCCTCATCAATGCCTCGAGCGCCTATGCGCGCGCCGGTACGGGCGACGGGATCAATGTCGGGTTGATCGATGGCGCCGTGGACCCGATGCACGATCAATTCTCCGGAAGGTTCGGCGGATGTTTCGATATCCAGTTCGGCAGTTCGAGCACTTTGCCCTCGGCCTGCGACGACGACCCCGCCGATCACGGCACGCATGTCGCGGGCTCGATTGCCGCCGCGCGCGACGGCGACACGATGTTCGGCGTTGCCTTCGAGGCCGAACTTTACAGCATGCGTGCGTTCAACAGCGGAGGCGGCTGGGTCGCATCTTCAGCGCGTTTCGACGACGCGATACGTTGGGCCGCTGCAAACGATGTCGCCGTCATCAACAACTCTTTCGGAAGCTATACGCACACCGATCGTCCGGCGGACTATAATCTCGGTCATATCGCCGCCGGTTTCGGAACCGCGCTGGAAGAGGCGCGCGACAACGACATCATCATGGTCTGGGCGGCAGGAAACGATGGCGGTTTCGAGCCCACCGTCGAAGCCGCCTTTCCCCTCTACGATCCCAGCATGCGCGATATCTGGATCGCCGTGACGTCCGTCGATCCGGACGGTTCGCTCTCTATTTATTCCGATGCCTGCGGCGCGGCGGCGGAATGGTGTCTTGCCGCGCCCGGCGGATCGGGGCAGGTTGCCGACGATATCATATCGACAATTCCCAATGACAGTTTCGCTGGAAACTTCGGTACGTCCATGGCGGCGCCGCAAGTGACCGGCGCCGTTGCGATCATGCTGCAGCTGTTCGGGCCGGGAACACCGTCCAATCTGACGCCGCAGGAGATCGTGAAAATCCTCTTCGTCACTGCCGACAAAAATCTTCCGGGTTATGTCGCCAATGCCGACGGCGTGTCGGATCTGTACGGGCAGGGCCTTCTCGATCTCGATGCGGCGACGACGCCCGACACGCACGATCTTGTGTTCACGACCTCCGGCGGCCAATTCTCGAGCCTGTCGAGTTCCGGCATTTCATACGGGCCTGCCTTTGGCGGCGGGATCAGCGCCGCGCTGTCCGGCAAGACGCTCGCGGTGTTCGACGAATATAACCGCGCCGTCATCATCGATCTCGAGAGCTTCGCCGCGCAGGCGCCCGAGCCGATCGATCTCGACCGGGCGCTTGCCAATTTCGGCCAGGGGAACGGCTTTAAAGATGTCGTGACGGAAGGCGGCTTCAAGCTGGCGCTGCGCGGCTCGTTCGGCGAAGAGGGCGACGGAGTTTCGCTCGGCGGCGAGACGCAGGCGCGCATGTCGGTCGCGCTGACCGATACAGCGACGCTGGAAAGCGGCTACAATATCGATGCTTCTCAAATGCTCGGTCTTTACGCCAGCGGGACGGCGGCCCCGGAACTTCTGATCGATCCCGTCGCACTGTCGAGTTCTTATCTCGCCCTTGCCGAAAGCGCGATGACGACGGGAATCCGCCGCTCGGGCGAAGACTCGGATCTTGCGCTTATGGTGTTCGGCGGTACCGATTACCGCCCCGAGGAAACCGAACTCGACGCGCGCCTTTCCGGCGAGGACGAGAAAAACTGGACCTATGGCGTGGCCGCCGAATGGACGGTGCGGCCGGCCGAAGGCTTCAGCCTTGCGCTCAGAAGCGGCGTCATGACCGAGGCGGACGAGCTTTTGGGCGCGGAGATGGAAGGCGGCTTCGAGGTGACCGAGACGCAAACGGCCTTTGCCGGCGCAACGGTGACCTACACGCTTGCGAGCGGACTGTCCGCCGTCGCCGCCTACGATATCGGCATCTCGGCTGTCGCCGCCGAGGACAGCCTGTTTTCCGATTTCAGCAATGTGCTGTCGGACAGTTTCAGCCTCGGCCTTCTGGGCAAAGGCGGGTTTCAGGAGCGCGACCGCTACGGGTTGATCGTGTCGCAGCCGCTGCGCGTCTTCTCGTCGGAAGCGGAGATGCTGCTGCCGCAGGCGCGCAATGCCGACGGCTCGATGAGCTATTCGAGCGAAGATGTCGATATGGCGCCCGAGGATCGCGAGCTGCGCGTGCAGGGCTTTTATGCCGCCGAAATGGGCGACGGCACGCTGAGTTTCGGCGGGCTGATGCGCTTCAATCCGGGACATGATGCGGATGCCGAGACCGAATGGGTCGGGCTTGCGAGCTATCAGGGCGGGTTCTGA
- a CDS encoding EamA family transporter, whose product MHKASLSAAFAILVAEISVNTGAALGKGLFPLVGPEGVASLRTSIAAVILLVLIRPWHVTASRSQWGWLVLYGLSLGSMNLLIYWSIARIPMGLAVTIEICGPLAVVLLTSRTRQDFLWLAMAVCGIILLTPWPGSDASLDPLGVLFAVSAAVFWAIYILCGKQASRIGGRTAVALGMATACVVTVPFGVSHAGEKLLQPDVLMLGAVVALASSAIPYFLEMLALERLSSRVFGVVTSSAPAIAALVGVIMLGEHLALHQWAAIALIMSASAGCSLTSRPEKVAEPERISTELSA is encoded by the coding sequence ATGCATAAAGCCTCCCTGTCCGCCGCCTTTGCGATTCTCGTTGCGGAAATATCCGTCAATACCGGCGCGGCGCTGGGGAAAGGCCTGTTTCCGCTGGTCGGCCCCGAAGGGGTCGCTTCGCTCCGCACATCGATTGCGGCCGTCATTCTGCTGGTGCTCATCCGGCCATGGCATGTCACCGCAAGCCGCAGCCAATGGGGCTGGCTTGTTCTTTACGGGCTGTCGCTCGGTTCGATGAACCTTCTGATCTACTGGTCCATCGCGCGCATTCCGATGGGCCTTGCCGTCACCATCGAAATCTGCGGGCCGCTTGCCGTCGTGCTGCTGACCTCGCGCACGCGGCAGGACTTTCTGTGGCTGGCCATGGCCGTCTGCGGCATAATTCTGCTGACGCCCTGGCCGGGTTCTGATGCGAGCCTCGACCCGCTCGGCGTTCTCTTCGCTGTCTCAGCCGCCGTGTTCTGGGCCATCTATATTCTCTGCGGCAAGCAGGCCTCGCGCATCGGCGGCCGCACGGCGGTGGCGCTCGGCATGGCGACGGCCTGTGTGGTGACGGTGCCCTTCGGGGTCTCGCATGCGGGCGAAAAACTTCTTCAGCCCGACGTGCTTATGCTCGGCGCCGTCGTCGCCTTGGCGTCGAGCGCCATCCCGTATTTTCTCGAAATGCTGGCGCTGGAGCGATTGTCGAGCCGGGTGTTCGGCGTCGTGACAAGCTCGGCCCCGGCGATTGCCGCGCTTGTCGGCGTCATCATGCTCGGCGAACATCTTGCGCTGCATCAATGGGCGGCGATCGCGCTCATCATGTCGGCCAGTGCCGGATGCTCGCTGACGAGCCGGCCGGAAAAGGTTGCAGAGCCGGAAAGGATCAGCACCGAACTGAGTGCTTAG
- a CDS encoding NAD(P)/FAD-dependent oxidoreductase, protein METEARDLRTGKTVWEARPLLSLPVQPLIKDIKTDVLIVGAGTSGAFMAEALTDAGLDVAVVDRRGPAEGATTASTALIEYEIDTPIIELAKKIGLAKAERAWKRSHLALTSLAARTRALGIDCAQTRRDNLYLAGNMLDAKGLEREWAARRAIGIETVLLSRKDVKERFGISRQAALLSFDDLSCDPRQLAVGYLDVAAKRGARLFSPVTVMDVKGSGKQLTVKTQEGPRILCRHIVFCTGYELPDHVPKRGHSIISTYAIATRQQRDNLWPGECFIWEASDPYLYIRTSPEGRVICGGEDEEFEDEAKRDARLDRKTAVLERKLKKLLPDLDTKAEFAWTGSFGTTATGLPTVDQIPKYPHRWFVLGFGGNGITYSRLGADIVRAALTGKRDPDADLYALGGPARTR, encoded by the coding sequence TTGGAAACCGAAGCTCGCGATCTGCGCACCGGCAAAACCGTCTGGGAAGCGCGCCCTCTTCTGTCCCTCCCCGTTCAGCCTCTGATCAAAGACATCAAGACCGATGTCCTGATCGTTGGCGCCGGAACCTCCGGTGCCTTCATGGCCGAGGCTCTGACGGATGCGGGCCTCGATGTTGCGGTGGTGGACCGGCGCGGCCCGGCGGAAGGCGCGACAACGGCATCGACCGCGCTAATCGAATATGAGATCGATACGCCGATTATCGAGCTTGCCAAGAAGATCGGACTCGCCAAGGCTGAGCGCGCCTGGAAGCGCAGCCATCTTGCGCTCACCTCCCTTGCCGCCCGCACGCGCGCGCTCGGCATCGATTGCGCGCAGACGCGCCGCGACAATCTTTATCTTGCGGGCAACATGCTCGATGCGAAAGGCCTTGAACGGGAATGGGCCGCGCGCCGCGCCATCGGCATCGAAACCGTGCTTTTGTCACGCAAGGACGTGAAGGAGAGATTCGGCATTTCGCGTCAGGCCGCTCTTCTCTCCTTTGACGATCTGTCCTGCGATCCGCGGCAGCTTGCCGTCGGCTATCTCGATGTCGCCGCCAAACGCGGCGCGCGCCTGTTCAGCCCCGTCACCGTCATGGATGTGAAGGGCAGCGGCAAACAGCTGACGGTTAAAACGCAGGAAGGGCCGCGCATTCTCTGCCGCCATATCGTGTTCTGCACGGGCTATGAGCTTCCCGATCATGTGCCGAAACGCGGCCATTCCATCATTTCGACCTATGCCATCGCCACGCGCCAACAGAGAGACAATCTATGGCCGGGCGAATGCTTTATCTGGGAAGCGTCGGACCCCTACCTCTATATCCGCACCTCCCCCGAAGGCCGCGTCATTTGCGGCGGCGAGGATGAGGAGTTTGAAGACGAAGCGAAACGCGATGCCCGTCTTGACCGGAAGACGGCGGTGCTCGAACGCAAACTGAAAAAACTTCTGCCCGATCTCGACACCAAAGCCGAATTCGCCTGGACGGGTTCGTTCGGCACGACGGCCACGGGCCTGCCGACCGTCGACCAGATTCCGAAATATCCGCATCGCTGGTTCGTGCTCGGCTTCGGCGGCAACGGCATCACCTATAGCCGCCTCGGCGCCGATATCGTGCGCGCCGCGCTCACCGGAAAACGCGATCCCGATGCCGATCTCTATGCACTGGGCGGACCGGCGCGCACGCGCTAA
- a CDS encoding ferritin-like domain-containing protein, whose amino-acid sequence MGLFSKDIKTMDDLFLHTLQDLYYAEQQIEKNLPTMIEKATNRELSAGFTKHLEETRGHIKRLEQVFADYGQPAKGVDCEAIDGILKEAKHVMGNIEDKQVLDAALIALAQAVEHYEITRYGTLIAWAKALDYNKLVKPLELNLNEEDATDKKLSKLAEAKLNKKAA is encoded by the coding sequence ATGGGCCTGTTTTCCAAGGACATCAAGACGATGGACGATCTGTTCCTGCACACGCTGCAGGACCTTTATTACGCCGAACAGCAGATCGAGAAGAACCTTCCGACCATGATCGAAAAAGCCACCAATCGCGAGCTTTCGGCAGGATTCACCAAGCATCTCGAGGAGACGCGCGGGCATATCAAGCGCCTCGAACAGGTCTTCGCCGATTACGGCCAACCGGCCAAGGGCGTCGATTGCGAAGCCATCGACGGTATCCTGAAGGAAGCCAAGCATGTGATGGGCAATATCGAGGACAAGCAGGTTCTCGACGCTGCATTGATCGCACTGGCCCAGGCCGTCGAGCATTACGAAATCACGCGCTACGGCACGCTGATCGCGTGGGCGAAGGCGCTGGATTACAACAAACTCGTCAAGCCGCTTGAACTCAACCTCAACGAAGAAGACGCGACGGACAAGAAACTGTCCAAGCTTGCGGAAGCAAAGCTCAACAAGAAAGCCGCCTGA
- a CDS encoding YihY/virulence factor BrkB family protein encodes MPSDTEAEHRHTQAARWLALGIGASLAGLSVWRSRRPPAPRPARAKLAGRLEAGPEKENADPAAELTRDSAAERGRYADTPAQIPLLGWKDILYRTFGEISDDRLLAVAAGVTFYVLLAVFPTISAFVSLYSLVADRATLAEHLSLLAGVVPSGGVEIIGEQLVRLTSGEDTALGFAFLFSLAIALWSANAGAKAFFDALNVIYDETEKRSFVRLNLLSLCFTGGALVFLVLGLSAVAVVPALIEALGLQSLSERLIAALRWPALFVLASFALSLLYRYGPSRSEARWSWLSVGSVIAACLWLTASLLFSWYAANFASYNETYGTLGAAVGFMTWIWLSVAIVLVGAELNAEMEHQTAKDSTTGQPRPLGSRGAAMADTVGEAKAKAFTK; translated from the coding sequence ATGCCGTCAGACACAGAAGCGGAGCACAGACACACACAAGCCGCCCGATGGCTTGCCCTCGGCATCGGCGCATCGCTGGCCGGACTCAGTGTCTGGCGGTCGCGGCGTCCGCCCGCGCCGCGCCCTGCGCGCGCTAAACTTGCCGGCCGCCTCGAGGCGGGACCCGAAAAGGAAAATGCCGATCCCGCAGCGGAGCTTACCCGCGACAGCGCCGCTGAACGCGGCCGCTATGCCGACACTCCGGCGCAAATTCCGCTGCTCGGCTGGAAGGACATTCTCTACCGCACCTTCGGCGAGATATCCGACGACCGGCTTTTGGCGGTCGCTGCGGGCGTCACCTTCTATGTTCTGCTCGCCGTCTTCCCGACCATCAGTGCCTTCGTCTCGCTCTACAGCCTCGTCGCCGACCGGGCGACCTTAGCCGAACATCTGTCCCTGCTCGCGGGCGTGGTTCCATCCGGAGGCGTCGAGATCATCGGCGAACAGCTTGTCCGCCTCACCTCGGGCGAAGATACCGCGCTCGGTTTCGCCTTTCTCTTCAGCCTCGCCATTGCGCTGTGGAGCGCCAATGCCGGTGCGAAGGCCTTCTTCGACGCGCTCAATGTCATCTACGACGAGACGGAGAAGCGGTCCTTCGTCCGGCTCAATCTCCTGTCGCTGTGCTTTACAGGCGGCGCTCTTGTCTTTCTGGTGCTCGGCCTGTCGGCCGTCGCCGTCGTTCCGGCGCTGATCGAGGCGCTTGGCCTGCAAAGCCTTAGTGAAAGGCTGATTGCGGCGCTGCGCTGGCCGGCTCTGTTCGTGCTCGCGAGCTTCGCTTTGTCTTTGCTCTACCGCTACGGCCCAAGCCGTTCCGAGGCGCGCTGGAGCTGGCTGTCGGTCGGCAGCGTCATCGCCGCCTGCCTGTGGCTCACAGCTTCGCTGCTCTTCTCATGGTATGCGGCGAACTTTGCGTCCTACAACGAAACCTATGGCACGCTCGGCGCGGCGGTGGGCTTCATGACCTGGATTTGGCTGTCCGTGGCCATCGTTCTTGTCGGCGCCGAGCTGAACGCCGAAATGGAACATCAGACGGCAAAAGATTCGACGACAGGTCAGCCGCGTCCCTTGGGCAGCCGCGGTGCGGCAATGGCCGATACGGTCGGCGAAGCCAAGGCGAAAGCCTTCACCAAATAG
- a CDS encoding DUF3606 domain-containing protein encodes MADDKTKTGQEDRSRVSGSEDYEVAYIAEEAGISADKARELIKQHGPDRQKVLEAAKR; translated from the coding sequence ATGGCGGACGACAAGACGAAAACCGGGCAGGAGGATCGCAGCCGCGTTTCAGGCAGCGAGGATTATGAGGTGGCGTATATCGCCGAAGAGGCCGGGATTTCGGCAGACAAAGCGCGCGAGCTGATCAAGCAGCACGGGCCGGACCGCCAGAAGGTTCTCGAAGCTGCGAAGCGATAG
- a CDS encoding SDR family oxidoreductase — protein MAETLTAAPTTKLAENYPAPPFKEQRQPWPGLASKMEPRPDHGETSYKGSGKLKGKRALITGGDSGLGRAVAIAYAREGASVVINHLAAEEEDAKEVIDLLTREGLEISSIAGDLRDEAFCRELVREAAKELGGLDILINNAARQQTRPSIADITSDDFDATMKTNVYAPFFLTKAAVELMTEGAVIINTSSEQAADPSEDLVDYAITRAAMLNFTKSMAKQLGPKGIRVNAVAPGPFWTPLQVSGGATMEKLKKFGSKSVLGRPGQPAEIAALYVAAADPTLGFSSGQIFAATGGGPQPS, from the coding sequence ATGGCCGAGACCCTGACCGCCGCCCCGACCACCAAACTGGCCGAGAACTATCCCGCGCCGCCGTTCAAGGAGCAGCGCCAGCCCTGGCCGGGCCTTGCCTCGAAAATGGAGCCGCGGCCGGACCATGGCGAGACAAGCTATAAAGGCTCGGGAAAGCTGAAGGGCAAACGCGCGCTGATCACCGGCGGTGATAGCGGCCTTGGCCGGGCTGTTGCAATTGCTTACGCGCGAGAGGGCGCGTCCGTCGTGATCAATCATCTTGCCGCCGAGGAGGAAGACGCGAAGGAAGTTATCGACCTTCTGACCCGCGAGGGCCTTGAGATTTCCTCCATAGCCGGCGATCTGCGCGACGAAGCCTTCTGCCGGGAACTTGTGAGAGAGGCGGCGAAGGAACTCGGCGGGCTCGACATTCTGATCAACAACGCCGCGCGCCAGCAGACGCGGCCGTCGATCGCCGATATCACAAGCGATGATTTCGACGCGACGATGAAGACCAATGTCTATGCGCCGTTCTTCCTGACCAAAGCGGCTGTGGAGCTGATGACGGAAGGCGCCGTCATCATCAATACATCCTCCGAACAGGCGGCCGATCCTTCGGAAGATCTCGTGGACTACGCCATCACGCGCGCCGCCATGCTGAACTTCACAAAGTCCATGGCCAAACAGCTCGGGCCGAAAGGCATCCGCGTCAATGCGGTGGCGCCCGGACCGTTCTGGACGCCGCTGCAGGTTTCGGGCGGGGCGACGATGGAGAAGCTGAAGAAGTTCGGCTCGAAAAGCGTGCTCGGGCGTCCCGGCCAACCGGCGGAAATTGCGGCTTTGTATGTCGCCGCCGCCGATCCGACGCTCGGCTTTTCGAGCGGGCAGATTTTCGCGGCGACCGGCGGCGGGCCGCAGCCTTCGTGA